The following coding sequences lie in one Salvelinus fontinalis isolate EN_2023a chromosome 21, ASM2944872v1, whole genome shotgun sequence genomic window:
- the lhx3 gene encoding LIM/homeobox protein Lhx3 isoform X2 translates to MDGHNEQNSPNGAPNNTEMLFALLAQSEELRKEIPVCAGCNQHIVDRFILKVLDRHWHSKCLKCSDCQSQLADKCFSRGDSVYCKEDFFKRFGTKCAACQQGIPPTQVVRRAQDFVYHLHCFACIVCKRQLATGDEYYLMEDSRLVCKADYETAKQREADSTAKRPRTTITAKQLETLKNAYNNSPKPARHVREQLSSETGLDMRVVQVWFQNRRAKEKRLKKDAGRQRWGQYFRNMKRSRGSSKSDKDSIQEEGMDSDAEVSFTDEPPMSELSHSNGIYSGLSESSPAMGGSHGPFPLEHGVVPSQDQYHDIRSSSPYGLPQSPGSLQALPRHQPLISSLVYPDSGLSIMTQGGAPGLNPGMRGVLGGTNGPSSDLSTGSSGGYPDFPASPASWLDEVDHGQF, encoded by the exons ATGGATGGACATAATGAACAGAACTCTCCAAATGGAGCACCGAATAACACGGAGATGCTGTTTGCCTTGCTGGCCCAGAGCGAGGAATTACGTAAAG AAATTCCTGTGTGCGCTGGCTGTAATCAACACATCGTGGACCGCTTCATCCTCAAAGTGCTGGACCGCCATTGGCACAGCAAGTGCCTGAAATGCAGCGACTGCCAATCCCAACTAGCGGACAAGTGCTTCAGCCGAGGAGATAGCGTTTACTGCAAAGAAGACTTTTTTAA GAGATTTGGGACCAAATGCGCCGCGTGTCAGCAAGGTATTCCTCCAACGCAGGTGGTGAGAAGGGCACAGGATTTCGTTTACCACCTGCACTGCTTCGCGTGCATCGTGTGCAAGAGGCAGCTCGCGACAGGTGACGAGTACTACCTGATGGAGGACAGCAGGCTCGTGTGCAAGGCTGACTACGAGACCGCCAAACAGCGAG aaGCTGACTCAACAGCGAAAAGGCCACGAACGACCATCACCGCGAAACAGCTCGAGACCCTGAAAAACGCTTACAACAACTCTCCCAAACCGGCCCGCCACGTACGAGAACAGCTATCGTCAGAAACTGGCCTAGATATGCGGGTTGTTCAG GTCTGGTTTCAGAACAGGCGAGCAAAAGAGAAGAGGCTGAAGAAGGATGCAGGCAGACAGAGGTGGGGACAGTACTTCCGCAACATGAAGAGGTCGCGCGGTAGTTCCAAATCAGACAAGGACAGTATCCAGGAGGAGGGCATGGACAGCGACGCTGAGGTCTCCTTTACAG ACGAGCCACCCATGTCGGAGCTCAGTCACTCCAATGGCATCTACAGCGGCCTGAGCGAGTCATCTCCAGCCATGGGGGGCAGCCACGGCCCCTTCCCCCTGGAGCATGGAGTCGTCCCCTCTCAGGACCAGTACCATGACATCCGCTCCAGCAGCCCATACGGCCTACCCCAGTCCCCAGGTTCGCTTCAGGCACTGCCCAGGCACCAGCCCCTCATCTCCAGCCTGGTCTACCCTGACTCCGGCCTGTCCATCATGACCCAAGGCGGGGCCCCGGGGCTGAACCCAGGCATGAGAGGAGTGTTGGGGGGCACTAACGGCCCCAGCTCGGATCTGTCCACTGGCAGCAGTGGGGGCTACCCAGACTTCCCAGCGAGTCCAGCTTCCTGGTTGGATGAAGTGGACCACGGACAGTTTTGA
- the lhx3 gene encoding LIM/homeobox protein Lhx3 isoform X1: MLLEHPGSSCQNPVNFSRYSTGQEIPVCAGCNQHIVDRFILKVLDRHWHSKCLKCSDCQSQLADKCFSRGDSVYCKEDFFKRFGTKCAACQQGIPPTQVVRRAQDFVYHLHCFACIVCKRQLATGDEYYLMEDSRLVCKADYETAKQREADSTAKRPRTTITAKQLETLKNAYNNSPKPARHVREQLSSETGLDMRVVQVWFQNRRAKEKRLKKDAGRQRWGQYFRNMKRSRGSSKSDKDSIQEEGMDSDAEVSFTDEPPMSELSHSNGIYSGLSESSPAMGGSHGPFPLEHGVVPSQDQYHDIRSSSPYGLPQSPGSLQALPRHQPLISSLVYPDSGLSIMTQGGAPGLNPGMRGVLGGTNGPSSDLSTGSSGGYPDFPASPASWLDEVDHGQF, translated from the exons ATGTTGCTTGAACATCCTGGATCAAGTTGTCAAAATCCCGTGAATTTCTCCCGATACAGTACAGGTCAAG AAATTCCTGTGTGCGCTGGCTGTAATCAACACATCGTGGACCGCTTCATCCTCAAAGTGCTGGACCGCCATTGGCACAGCAAGTGCCTGAAATGCAGCGACTGCCAATCCCAACTAGCGGACAAGTGCTTCAGCCGAGGAGATAGCGTTTACTGCAAAGAAGACTTTTTTAA GAGATTTGGGACCAAATGCGCCGCGTGTCAGCAAGGTATTCCTCCAACGCAGGTGGTGAGAAGGGCACAGGATTTCGTTTACCACCTGCACTGCTTCGCGTGCATCGTGTGCAAGAGGCAGCTCGCGACAGGTGACGAGTACTACCTGATGGAGGACAGCAGGCTCGTGTGCAAGGCTGACTACGAGACCGCCAAACAGCGAG aaGCTGACTCAACAGCGAAAAGGCCACGAACGACCATCACCGCGAAACAGCTCGAGACCCTGAAAAACGCTTACAACAACTCTCCCAAACCGGCCCGCCACGTACGAGAACAGCTATCGTCAGAAACTGGCCTAGATATGCGGGTTGTTCAG GTCTGGTTTCAGAACAGGCGAGCAAAAGAGAAGAGGCTGAAGAAGGATGCAGGCAGACAGAGGTGGGGACAGTACTTCCGCAACATGAAGAGGTCGCGCGGTAGTTCCAAATCAGACAAGGACAGTATCCAGGAGGAGGGCATGGACAGCGACGCTGAGGTCTCCTTTACAG ACGAGCCACCCATGTCGGAGCTCAGTCACTCCAATGGCATCTACAGCGGCCTGAGCGAGTCATCTCCAGCCATGGGGGGCAGCCACGGCCCCTTCCCCCTGGAGCATGGAGTCGTCCCCTCTCAGGACCAGTACCATGACATCCGCTCCAGCAGCCCATACGGCCTACCCCAGTCCCCAGGTTCGCTTCAGGCACTGCCCAGGCACCAGCCCCTCATCTCCAGCCTGGTCTACCCTGACTCCGGCCTGTCCATCATGACCCAAGGCGGGGCCCCGGGGCTGAACCCAGGCATGAGAGGAGTGTTGGGGGGCACTAACGGCCCCAGCTCGGATCTGTCCACTGGCAGCAGTGGGGGCTACCCAGACTTCCCAGCGAGTCCAGCTTCCTGGTTGGATGAAGTGGACCACGGACAGTTTTGA